Proteins from one Corallococcus exiguus genomic window:
- a CDS encoding MerR family transcriptional regulator, producing the protein MSLRIRTIARLTGIREATLRAWERRHGFPRPERSENNYRVYSRDEVEAVRRVAKLMEEGLSVSEAIAQVRDEPRTSVPPLARHVERFWAAVMVLDSEAADAALSAAQVGLSATTYCDTVLIPLLREMASRLDVAREHMASALVRHRLRMLLAGMARVGEGPRGVLACPARDHHEGGLLALGVHLKARGWRVTLLGADTPAEALEGACLQVRPDLVALSFIRRRDSADFVSVLSEAMHACAPVPVVVGGPGAREHLKTLFTLGAQYAESTEELIAVWQQARNAQNRP; encoded by the coding sequence ATGAGCCTGCGCATCCGCACCATCGCCCGGCTCACCGGCATCCGCGAGGCCACCCTGCGCGCCTGGGAGCGCCGCCATGGCTTCCCGCGCCCGGAGCGCAGCGAGAACAACTACCGCGTCTATTCACGCGACGAGGTGGAGGCCGTCCGCCGGGTGGCGAAGCTGATGGAAGAGGGCCTCTCGGTGAGCGAGGCCATCGCCCAGGTGCGCGACGAGCCCCGGACGTCCGTCCCTCCGTTGGCGCGGCATGTGGAGCGCTTCTGGGCGGCGGTGATGGTGCTGGACTCGGAGGCCGCGGACGCGGCGCTGTCCGCGGCCCAGGTGGGACTGTCCGCGACCACGTATTGCGACACCGTCCTCATTCCGCTGCTGCGCGAGATGGCCTCGCGCCTGGACGTGGCGCGCGAGCACATGGCGTCCGCGCTGGTGCGGCATCGGCTGCGCATGCTGCTGGCGGGGATGGCGCGTGTGGGCGAAGGGCCCCGGGGAGTCCTGGCGTGTCCTGCGAGGGACCACCACGAGGGCGGGCTGCTCGCGCTGGGCGTGCACCTGAAGGCGCGGGGCTGGCGGGTGACGCTGCTGGGGGCGGACACGCCCGCGGAGGCGTTGGAGGGGGCCTGTTTGCAGGTGCGCCCGGACCTGGTGGCGCTGTCGTTCATCCGCCGCCGGGACTCGGCCGACTTCGTCTCGGTGTTGTCCGAAGCGATGCATGCGTGCGCGCCGGTGCCGGTGGTGGTAGGCGGGCCTGGGGCGCGGGAGCACCTGAAGACGCTGTTCACCCTGGGCGCGCAGTACGCGGAGTCCACGGAGGAGCTCATCGCCGTCTGGCAGCAGGCGCGAAACGCGCAAAACCGACCGTGA
- a CDS encoding MerR family transcriptional regulator, protein MAERTYRIHIAAELSGVRVELIRAWERRYGVLEPERTPAGYRVYTDRDVALLKRLKALTDEGVAISEAAKLLPQLRAELDVVSSAPIENLQARTGSQPETWRAAVMAAAEAYDQPRVVRILDEVLTALPPLKAFEDVLVPVQREVGDRWHAGTLTVAQEHLVTQVVRERLVSLLHGAPRGGRKHAVLACFPEEEHEIGLLGVALRLRHAGMRVTLLGQRVPTEGLGEMVARAKPDVVGLSAVTNRGATVFEDVLTRIRDALPKGLPLWVGGPAAQVHAEVCERKGVRLFAHEDDWTRMAG, encoded by the coding sequence ATGGCTGAGCGCACCTATCGCATCCACATCGCCGCGGAGTTGTCGGGGGTCCGGGTGGAGCTCATCCGGGCCTGGGAGCGCCGCTACGGGGTGCTCGAGCCGGAGCGCACGCCCGCGGGCTATCGCGTCTACACCGACCGTGACGTAGCCCTGCTCAAGCGGCTCAAGGCGCTGACGGACGAGGGTGTTGCCATCAGCGAGGCTGCGAAGCTTCTGCCCCAGCTGCGCGCGGAGCTGGACGTGGTGTCTTCCGCGCCCATCGAGAATCTTCAGGCGCGGACCGGGTCGCAGCCGGAGACGTGGCGCGCGGCGGTGATGGCCGCGGCCGAGGCATATGATCAGCCCCGCGTCGTGCGCATCCTGGACGAGGTGCTGACGGCGCTGCCGCCGTTGAAAGCCTTCGAGGACGTGCTGGTGCCGGTGCAGCGCGAGGTGGGCGACCGTTGGCACGCGGGCACGTTGACGGTCGCGCAGGAGCACCTGGTGACGCAGGTCGTGCGCGAGCGGCTGGTGAGCCTGCTGCACGGTGCCCCACGGGGAGGACGCAAGCACGCGGTGCTGGCGTGCTTCCCGGAGGAGGAGCACGAGATTGGCCTGCTGGGCGTTGCGCTGCGGCTGCGCCACGCGGGCATGCGGGTGACGCTGTTGGGGCAGCGCGTGCCGACGGAAGGGCTGGGCGAGATGGTGGCCCGGGCAAAGCCAGACGTGGTGGGCCTGTCAGCGGTGACGAACCGGGGCGCCACGGTGTTCGAGGATGTCCTCACGCGCATCAGGGATGCACTGCCCAAGGGCCTGCCCCTCTGGGTGGGAGGCCCCGCCGCCCAGGTGCACGCGGAGGTTTGCGAACGCAAGGGTGTGAGGCTCTTTGCCCACGAAGATGACTGGACGCGGATGGCGGGCTGA
- a CDS encoding DUF2019 domain-containing protein produces MTLEGWVRQFADNVAAQTDAIWQGDAKAGNRRARKYISAFEQLRAHGDAGREALTVLFSHPRMDVRVMAAAYLLRYRTHEAREVLMEAARGEGLVPFKAGQTLKRWDEGTWALDPE; encoded by the coding sequence ATGACTCTGGAAGGATGGGTCAGGCAGTTCGCGGACAACGTCGCCGCCCAGACCGACGCGATCTGGCAGGGCGACGCGAAGGCCGGAAACCGACGCGCGAGGAAATACATCTCCGCTTTCGAGCAACTCCGGGCGCATGGGGATGCAGGCCGCGAAGCGCTTACGGTGCTTTTCAGTCATCCAAGGATGGATGTGCGAGTCATGGCCGCGGCCTACCTGCTTCGCTACCGGACGCATGAGGCACGCGAGGTCTTGATGGAGGCGGCCAGGGGCGAAGGACTCGTGCCATTCAAGGCAGGGCAGACCTTGAAACGCTGGGATGAGGGCACCTGGGCCCTGGATCCGGAATAG
- a CDS encoding DUF2019 domain-containing protein translates to MKTQDLKASGTEELIARFREVSARHGRLLNARDTRAANKDYLLAAAVRRELRTRGSDAEKCLLLLLTDPEPGTRYWAATATLGFAPSEAERALAMLAEPPPTLLSVSAAMTLDAWKSGTLPQEG, encoded by the coding sequence ATGAAGACACAGGACCTCAAGGCGTCAGGGACAGAGGAGTTGATTGCGCGTTTTCGCGAGGTTTCAGCCAGGCACGGGCGCCTACTGAATGCGCGCGACACTCGGGCTGCAAACAAGGACTACCTTCTCGCGGCAGCCGTCAGGAGAGAACTGCGTACCCGTGGGTCCGATGCGGAGAAATGCCTGCTGCTATTGCTGACCGATCCGGAGCCAGGAACGCGGTATTGGGCCGCGACAGCCACCCTGGGCTTCGCTCCCAGCGAGGCAGAACGTGCGCTTGCCATGTTGGCGGAGCCGCCGCCGACTCTACTGAGTGTGAGTGCGGCCATGACCCTTGATGCGTGGAAGAGCGGAACCCTTCCCCAGGAAGGGTAG
- a CDS encoding DUF2019 domain-containing protein yields the protein MTLEGLVREFAENVAAQTDAIFQVGADPEDKYGDRYIAAFDELRAQGNKGREALCILLKHPRMDVRATAAAFLLRYRTAAAGAVLEEAAKGEGLVAFGAQQTLRGWEEGVWDLDPE from the coding sequence ATGACTTTGGAGGGTCTGGTCAGGGAGTTTGCCGAGAATGTCGCGGCACAGACGGACGCGATCTTCCAGGTGGGTGCGGATCCCGAGGACAAATACGGCGACCGGTACATCGCGGCCTTTGACGAACTCCGTGCCCAAGGTAACAAAGGAAGAGAGGCGCTTTGTATCCTCCTGAAACACCCCAGGATGGACGTGAGGGCTACGGCTGCGGCCTTCCTGCTCCGTTACCGCACCGCCGCAGCCGGGGCGGTACTGGAAGAGGCTGCAAAAGGAGAGGGGCTTGTTGCCTTTGGCGCCCAACAGACGTTGAGAGGGTGGGAAGAAGGCGTCTGGGACCTGGATCCGGAATAG
- a CDS encoding imm11 family protein: MARVFHAVEIADVPQWCLDTPAPAAGGTLDEPWMFVEGRFVKEPGRLKTRPLSLGEMRTLTVGNADQTPVANEQAASVFRKLAPDDVQLFPVDVEGTPGRFYIVNATKRFQCIDEKNSREVQVYPPDGAVPERVGEYRSITGLRIDTSKLDDVHVFRPKGWEVALIVSEEIKNALEEVGNLGVHFERVTGPHEPFESG, encoded by the coding sequence ATGGCGCGCGTATTCCATGCCGTGGAGATTGCCGATGTGCCCCAATGGTGCCTCGACACGCCCGCACCAGCAGCGGGTGGCACCCTGGATGAGCCTTGGATGTTCGTAGAAGGCAGGTTCGTGAAGGAGCCAGGGCGCCTCAAGACCAGGCCTTTGAGCCTGGGCGAGATGCGGACCCTGACGGTGGGCAACGCGGATCAGACGCCCGTCGCGAATGAGCAGGCCGCGAGCGTCTTCCGTAAACTTGCACCTGACGACGTACAGTTGTTCCCAGTTGATGTCGAGGGGACACCTGGACGGTTCTACATCGTCAATGCAACCAAGCGCTTCCAGTGCATTGACGAAAAAAACTCTCGGGAGGTTCAAGTATACCCTCCAGACGGCGCTGTGCCTGAACGGGTGGGAGAGTACCGCTCGATTACAGGCCTGCGGATTGACACCTCGAAGCTTGACGACGTGCATGTCTTTCGACCGAAGGGGTGGGAAGTCGCCCTGATTGTTTCCGAGGAGATCAAGAACGCACTTGAGGAAGTCGGGAATCTGGGAGTGCATTTCGAGCGCGTGACGGGCCCGCATGAGCCTTTCGAAAGTGGCTGA
- a CDS encoding AHH domain-containing protein: protein MRLAGAVTLLLLLATGCATRRIVHIDTGSGPRVVHEPVEAAPVQVSEDAFTSALTQLILDMRMDVAFREAEAADARGWVRSRTLLASSKGLADPGSGSSPESLYARLCPEKDDCLDLVGGAGLTFSRKDRTLMALSFALDSVWESVEAEVGKMLNPAVLKAMVTSAALSVLLTMTLPEPVTKVIAVALTAAMVAYLGIVPVWEIGRGFVRLWDDAGTATAVIELQDIGHRFGRVLGTNGTRVLVLLVTAALGGKNAMAAQGPKLPGFTQAALRGQAEAGFSLGAALNGGVTSIALPATGVLNVTLAPGAVAAIAMYQQGRIPGDAEGPVHHICTNKNLVSALSGGPWTPLCEKLFGRAGMKLDDVANQVRLNSHQGPHPRAYHQAVVNRLQTALGNCRSQGTCRDRLLEELARIANDLLTQGSDLRRMIVKGGE, encoded by the coding sequence ATGAGGCTGGCCGGAGCCGTCACGCTGTTGCTGCTGCTCGCGACGGGGTGTGCGACCCGCCGCATTGTCCATATCGATACCGGGAGCGGACCCCGGGTTGTCCACGAGCCGGTGGAGGCCGCCCCGGTCCAGGTGAGCGAGGACGCGTTCACGTCCGCCCTCACGCAGCTCATCCTGGACATGCGCATGGACGTTGCCTTCCGTGAGGCGGAAGCAGCGGATGCGCGAGGGTGGGTGCGGTCCAGGACGCTGCTCGCCTCCTCAAAGGGCCTCGCGGACCCTGGCTCGGGGAGTTCGCCTGAATCGTTGTACGCGCGCCTCTGCCCCGAGAAGGATGACTGCCTGGACCTGGTAGGCGGGGCGGGGCTGACGTTCTCGCGCAAGGACCGGACGCTCATGGCCTTGTCCTTCGCGCTCGATAGCGTGTGGGAGAGCGTCGAGGCCGAAGTTGGCAAGATGCTCAACCCGGCGGTACTCAAGGCCATGGTGACGTCGGCCGCGCTGAGCGTGCTTCTCACCATGACGCTGCCCGAGCCTGTCACCAAGGTCATCGCCGTGGCGCTGACGGCCGCCATGGTGGCCTACCTGGGCATCGTGCCGGTCTGGGAGATCGGCCGGGGCTTCGTGCGACTTTGGGATGACGCAGGGACGGCAACGGCCGTCATCGAACTGCAGGACATCGGTCACCGGTTCGGGCGGGTGTTGGGGACCAACGGCACGCGCGTCCTGGTGCTGCTCGTCACGGCGGCGCTTGGCGGGAAGAACGCCATGGCGGCCCAGGGCCCCAAGCTCCCAGGCTTCACCCAGGCCGCGCTCCGAGGACAAGCCGAGGCGGGATTCTCACTTGGGGCAGCGCTGAATGGGGGCGTGACATCCATCGCGCTGCCCGCCACAGGTGTGCTCAACGTCACGCTCGCACCGGGTGCCGTCGCAGCGATTGCGATGTACCAGCAGGGACGAATACCCGGTGACGCAGAGGGCCCTGTTCATCACATCTGCACCAACAAGAATCTGGTCTCCGCTCTGTCCGGCGGCCCGTGGACACCGTTGTGTGAAAAGCTATTCGGCCGAGCAGGAATGAAGCTGGACGATGTTGCGAATCAAGTGCGACTGAACTCCCACCAAGGTCCGCACCCTCGTGCGTACCATCAAGCCGTGGTCAACCGACTTCAAACAGCACTGGGAAATTGCAGGTCCCAAGGGACGTGTCGTGACCGCCTGCTCGAAGAGCTTGCGAGGATTGCCAATGACCTGCTTACGCAAGGCTCGGACTTGCGGCGCATGATTGTGAAAGGCGGGGAGTAA
- a CDS encoding DUF2252 domain-containing protein, whose protein sequence is MDADGTSELGAAKVPLVSNQKQQRTRRTPRKLKPSRLQAVDFRSVEERMDAGRALRKRCPRSSHAAWKAFRGRDPLAQLKESDATRLPWLVPVRHERMSESPFAFLRGTPFVMARDLAHTPHSGLRSQICGDAHLANFGLFGTPERNLIFDLNDFDETLPGPFEWDVKRLAASFVVAAKQNGLGARCGKKAARKAVESYRLTMRELTTRSLLEVWSLHVDAKELKNSDSVDTAKLAAEAVEKAKRHTSAHAVEKLTVERNGQRHLAYQPPLLFPLSAVKMDVSPKELDRRIKRLTVGYLESLDGAVRDLCLRYRRKEWGFKVVGVGSVGLQAYVVLCEGNGGEDPLVLQLKEAKASVLEPYLGPSEFHSAGERVVVGQRRMQAFSDLFLGWTEVEGMGAFYVRQLRDMKGSLDAEKMEGPVFQDYADACGATLARAHARTGDAALIAGYLGGNDHFDEAIAEFACAYSDQVDSDYGHLIDAQAKALEALTH, encoded by the coding sequence ATGGATGCGGACGGCACATCCGAGCTGGGAGCCGCGAAGGTTCCCCTCGTATCCAACCAGAAACAGCAGCGCACGCGGCGCACGCCCCGGAAGCTGAAGCCCTCGCGGCTGCAGGCCGTGGACTTCCGCTCCGTGGAGGAGCGCATGGACGCGGGCCGCGCCCTGCGCAAGCGCTGTCCCCGGAGCAGCCACGCCGCGTGGAAGGCCTTCCGGGGACGCGACCCGCTCGCGCAGCTCAAGGAGTCCGACGCCACGCGGTTGCCGTGGCTGGTGCCCGTGCGCCATGAGCGCATGTCCGAGTCCCCGTTCGCCTTCCTGCGCGGCACGCCCTTCGTCATGGCGCGCGACCTGGCACACACGCCGCACAGCGGCCTGCGCAGCCAGATTTGCGGCGACGCGCACCTGGCCAACTTCGGCCTGTTCGGCACGCCCGAGCGCAACCTCATCTTCGACCTCAACGACTTCGACGAGACGCTGCCCGGCCCCTTCGAATGGGACGTGAAGCGCCTGGCCGCGAGCTTCGTCGTGGCCGCGAAGCAGAACGGCCTGGGTGCCCGCTGCGGCAAGAAGGCCGCGCGCAAGGCCGTGGAGTCCTACCGGCTCACGATGCGCGAGTTGACGACCCGGAGCCTCCTGGAGGTCTGGTCGCTCCACGTGGACGCGAAGGAGCTGAAGAACTCCGACTCCGTCGACACCGCGAAGCTCGCCGCGGAGGCGGTGGAGAAGGCGAAGCGCCACACGAGCGCGCACGCGGTGGAGAAGCTCACCGTGGAGCGCAACGGCCAGCGACACCTGGCCTACCAGCCGCCCCTGCTCTTCCCGCTCAGCGCGGTGAAGATGGACGTGTCGCCCAAGGAGCTGGATCGGCGCATCAAGCGGCTCACGGTGGGCTACCTGGAGTCGCTGGACGGCGCGGTGAGGGATTTGTGCCTGCGCTACCGGCGCAAGGAGTGGGGCTTCAAGGTCGTGGGAGTGGGCAGCGTGGGGCTGCAGGCCTACGTCGTGCTGTGTGAAGGCAACGGCGGGGAGGACCCGTTGGTGTTGCAGCTCAAGGAGGCCAAGGCCTCCGTGCTGGAGCCCTACCTGGGTCCCAGCGAGTTCCACAGCGCGGGAGAGCGCGTGGTGGTGGGCCAGCGGCGCATGCAGGCCTTCTCCGACCTGTTCCTCGGCTGGACGGAAGTGGAGGGCATGGGCGCCTTCTACGTGCGCCAGCTGCGCGACATGAAGGGCTCGCTGGACGCGGAGAAGATGGAGGGGCCGGTGTTCCAGGACTACGCGGACGCGTGTGGAGCCACCCTGGCCCGTGCCCACGCGCGCACCGGAGACGCCGCGCTCATCGCGGGATACCTGGGCGGCAACGACCACTTCGACGAGGCCATCGCGGAGTTCGCCTGTGCCTATTCGGATCAGGTGGACTCGGACTACGGGCACCTCATCGACGCGCAGGCGAAAGCCCTGGAGGCCCTGACGCACTGA
- a CDS encoding SMI1/KNR4 family protein gives MSMREMLEEVSRLHHARPPATPEQIEAFEQRVGWRLDPDLRAFYLHCDGADLFDSVDPAFSFLPLERIRRARVVMRKDDTDRGGPASWYVIAEVQDSNYILLDVGRQQDGRYSIRDGYNEAFPNPDYCRQIANSFSAFLGGALRSNGRWFWLREE, from the coding sequence ATGTCGATGAGGGAGATGCTCGAAGAGGTGTCACGCCTCCACCACGCGCGCCCACCCGCGACGCCAGAACAAATCGAAGCGTTTGAGCAAAGGGTGGGATGGCGCCTGGATCCGGACCTTCGCGCCTTCTATCTGCACTGCGATGGCGCGGACCTGTTCGACTCAGTCGACCCTGCCTTCTCATTCCTTCCCCTGGAGCGGATTCGTCGTGCGCGAGTGGTGATGCGCAAGGACGACACCGACCGCGGGGGGCCCGCGTCCTGGTACGTCATCGCTGAAGTGCAGGACAGCAATTACATTCTGCTCGACGTGGGGCGCCAGCAGGACGGCAGGTATTCCATCCGCGATGGCTACAACGAAGCGTTCCCGAACCCGGACTACTGCCGCCAGATCGCAAACTCGTTCTCAGCGTTCCTCGGCGGAGCGCTCCGCTCCAATGGGCGCTGGTTCTGGCTCCGCGAGGAGTAG
- a CDS encoding cytochrome P450, translating to MHAAPSDSAVLPPSLPAGLPWVGQGLEYRKDPLGFFLRYADRGAVVRTRFVGTDVYLLNTSEAIEHVLVKNFRNYPKDAFQKRALEAVVGHGLFTSHGDFWMRRRRMMQPAFHKNLLAAHGSVAVKAANTWMASRREGEAFDAYPEMMALTLDVVAETLFGANLSAQARELGRAMEAVMLHAQHLFDTPITLPAWVPTPGQLRFRAGLRALHAVVDDVVERRRKQGGPGEDLLGLMLEAQAEDGEHLTDAQLRDECLTLMIAGHETTAAALALSLWLLARHPEAEAALRRELSTVLGGREPTVADLPSLPYCEQVVKESLRLYPPAWGMSRVAEQDDRMDGVHVPAGTVVAWSQWALHRDASHFQEPESFRPERWADGLERRIPRFAYCPFGGGPRLCIGAGSALMVIRLVLATVLQRFHFDAAPGPAPEVLPAITLRPKGGIPLTPRAV from the coding sequence ATGCACGCCGCCCCTTCCGACTCCGCGGTCCTTCCGCCCTCACTTCCCGCGGGGCTGCCGTGGGTGGGCCAGGGGCTGGAGTACCGGAAGGATCCGCTGGGCTTCTTCCTGCGCTACGCGGACCGGGGCGCGGTGGTGCGAACCCGCTTCGTGGGGACGGACGTCTACCTGCTCAACACGTCGGAGGCCATCGAGCACGTGTTGGTGAAGAACTTCCGCAACTACCCGAAGGACGCCTTCCAGAAGCGCGCCCTGGAGGCGGTGGTGGGCCACGGCCTGTTCACCAGCCACGGCGACTTCTGGATGCGGCGGCGGCGGATGATGCAGCCGGCCTTCCACAAGAACCTGCTGGCCGCGCACGGGAGCGTGGCGGTGAAGGCCGCGAACACCTGGATGGCGTCACGGCGGGAGGGCGAGGCGTTCGACGCGTACCCGGAGATGATGGCGCTGACGTTGGACGTGGTGGCGGAGACGCTCTTCGGCGCGAACCTCTCCGCGCAGGCGAGGGAGCTGGGACGGGCGATGGAGGCGGTGATGCTGCATGCCCAGCACCTCTTCGACACGCCCATCACGCTGCCCGCCTGGGTGCCCACGCCAGGACAGCTGCGGTTCAGGGCCGGCCTGCGCGCATTGCACGCCGTCGTGGACGACGTGGTGGAGCGCCGAAGGAAGCAGGGAGGCCCTGGAGAGGACCTGCTGGGCCTGATGCTGGAGGCACAGGCCGAGGACGGCGAGCACCTGACGGACGCGCAGCTGCGCGACGAATGTCTGACATTGATGATCGCCGGACATGAGACGACCGCCGCCGCGCTGGCGCTCAGTCTGTGGTTGCTGGCGCGTCATCCGGAGGCGGAAGCAGCGCTGCGGCGGGAGCTGTCCACGGTGTTGGGAGGCCGCGAGCCCACGGTGGCGGACCTGCCGTCACTGCCGTACTGCGAGCAGGTGGTGAAGGAGTCGCTGCGTCTGTATCCGCCCGCGTGGGGAATGAGCCGGGTGGCTGAGCAGGACGACCGGATGGACGGAGTCCACGTGCCAGCAGGGACGGTGGTCGCGTGGTCCCAGTGGGCGCTGCACCGGGACGCGAGCCACTTCCAGGAGCCGGAGTCCTTCCGACCCGAGCGCTGGGCGGACGGGCTGGAGCGGCGCATCCCGCGCTTTGCCTACTGTCCCTTCGGAGGAGGGCCCCGGCTCTGCATCGGCGCGGGCTCCGCGCTGATGGTCATTCGCCTGGTGCTGGCCACGGTGCTCCAGCGCTTCCACTTCGACGCCGCGCCGGGGCCCGCACCCGAGGTTCTTCCCGCCATCACCCTGCGTCCAAAGGGCGGCATCCCGCTCACGCCACGGGCGGTTTAG
- a CDS encoding propionate--CoA ligase, translating into MGSYLDFYRRSIEAPEAFWAEQARLIDWERPFDAVLDDSRPPFARWFVGGRTNLCHNAVDRHLATRADQLALVFESTETDQRRQYTYAQLHAEVNRTAAMLRSLGVKRGDRVIVYMPMVPEAVFVLLACTRLGAIHSVVFGGFAAHSLAMRIDDAKPVLLVTADAGMRAGRVVPYKPLVDEALTLAKHPPARVLVVDRGLVPNSPVTPERDVDFATLGREHEGAQVPVEWMESSEPSYILYTSGTTGKPKGVQRDTGGYAVALAASMRHIYTGQPGEVMFTASDIGWVVGHSYIVYGPLLNGMTTVLYEGLPIRPDAAVWWRLIEQYKVSVMFTSPTAIRILKKQDAAFLKRHDTSSLRYLFLAGEPLDAPTHAWISDALPSTQVLDNYWQTETGWPILGPVPGVEPRKRKLGSPGAAIYGYRVKLVDGLSGEEVTAADQKGVLVIQPPLPPGCLSTVWGDDARFVSTYFASFDTPLYNTFDWATRDADGDYFILGRTDDVINVAGHRLGTREIEEAISGHPAIAEVAVVGVKDELKGQVVMAFAVPKDPVRLQREEDRDALSREVMDTVGRTLGAVARPAAVYVVANLPKTRSGKLLRRSIQAVAEDREPGDLTTIEDPGALEGIQAALKARPPKA; encoded by the coding sequence ATGGGCAGCTATCTGGACTTCTACCGCCGCTCCATCGAAGCGCCGGAGGCGTTCTGGGCGGAGCAGGCCCGGCTCATCGACTGGGAGCGGCCTTTCGACGCGGTGCTGGACGACTCCCGGCCGCCCTTCGCGCGCTGGTTCGTCGGCGGGCGCACCAACCTGTGCCACAACGCCGTGGACCGGCACCTGGCCACCCGCGCGGACCAGCTGGCGCTCGTCTTCGAGTCCACCGAGACGGACCAGCGCCGCCAGTACACCTATGCGCAACTCCACGCGGAGGTGAACCGGACGGCGGCCATGCTGCGCTCGCTGGGCGTGAAGCGCGGGGACCGCGTCATCGTCTACATGCCCATGGTGCCGGAGGCCGTCTTCGTGCTGCTGGCCTGCACGCGCCTGGGGGCCATCCACTCGGTGGTGTTCGGCGGCTTCGCGGCGCACAGCCTGGCCATGCGCATCGACGACGCAAAGCCTGTCCTGCTGGTGACAGCGGACGCGGGCATGCGCGCGGGCCGGGTCGTCCCCTACAAGCCGCTGGTGGATGAGGCCCTCACGCTCGCGAAGCACCCTCCCGCGCGCGTGCTGGTGGTGGACCGGGGGCTCGTGCCCAACAGCCCCGTCACGCCGGAGCGCGACGTGGACTTCGCCACGCTGGGCCGCGAGCACGAGGGGGCCCAGGTGCCGGTGGAGTGGATGGAGTCCTCGGAGCCCAGCTACATCCTCTACACGTCCGGCACCACCGGGAAGCCCAAGGGCGTGCAGCGCGACACGGGCGGTTACGCGGTGGCGCTGGCCGCGTCCATGCGCCACATCTACACGGGCCAGCCCGGCGAGGTGATGTTCACCGCCTCAGACATCGGCTGGGTGGTGGGCCATTCGTACATCGTCTACGGCCCGCTGCTGAACGGCATGACGACGGTGCTCTACGAGGGCCTGCCCATCCGCCCGGACGCCGCCGTCTGGTGGCGGCTCATTGAGCAGTACAAGGTGAGCGTGATGTTCACGTCGCCCACGGCCATCCGCATCCTGAAGAAGCAGGACGCGGCGTTCTTGAAGCGCCACGACACGTCCAGCCTGCGCTACCTGTTCCTCGCGGGAGAGCCGCTGGACGCGCCCACGCACGCGTGGATTTCGGACGCGCTGCCGTCCACGCAGGTGTTGGACAACTACTGGCAGACGGAGACGGGCTGGCCCATCCTCGGGCCCGTTCCCGGGGTGGAGCCGCGCAAGCGCAAGCTGGGTTCACCGGGCGCGGCCATCTATGGCTATCGCGTGAAGCTGGTGGACGGGCTGAGCGGCGAAGAAGTGACGGCGGCGGACCAGAAGGGCGTGCTGGTGATTCAGCCGCCGCTGCCGCCGGGCTGTCTGTCCACGGTGTGGGGCGACGACGCGCGCTTCGTCTCCACGTACTTCGCGAGCTTCGACACGCCCCTCTACAACACCTTCGATTGGGCCACGCGCGACGCGGATGGGGACTACTTCATCCTGGGCCGCACCGACGACGTCATCAACGTGGCGGGCCACCGCCTGGGCACGCGTGAGATTGAAGAGGCCATCAGCGGCCATCCGGCCATCGCGGAGGTGGCGGTGGTGGGCGTGAAGGACGAGCTCAAGGGCCAGGTGGTGATGGCCTTCGCCGTGCCCAAGGACCCCGTGCGCCTGCAACGCGAGGAGGACCGGGATGCCCTCTCGCGCGAGGTGATGGACACGGTGGGCCGGACGCTGGGCGCGGTGGCCCGCCCCGCGGCGGTGTACGTGGTGGCGAACCTGCCCAAGACGCGCTCCGGGAAGCTGCTCCGCCGCAGCATCCAGGCCGTGGCGGAGGACCGCGAGCCGGGAGACCTCACCACCATCGAGGACCCGGGCGCGCTGGAAGGCATCCAGGCGGCGCTCAAGGCGCGGCCTCCGAAGGCGTAG
- a CDS encoding TetR/AcrR family transcriptional regulator, translating to MKKKQRLTGAERRIQLMEIGRSVFASKGYEATSIEEVAQQAGVSKPIVYEHFGAKEGLYAAIVDRELEDLVARVSASIAQGTPRQRFEDAVLAFMSYVKEEPAGFAVLTRDSPTAAARRGLTRVIDDLAQRVSDVFRSEFERAGYPSKVAPIYANALVGMVTQVGHWWAAEGKSFSTENVARHVAALGWMGLRHLPKDPAAPGAKREPKRRS from the coding sequence TTGAAGAAGAAACAGCGGCTCACGGGCGCGGAACGCCGGATCCAGTTGATGGAGATCGGCCGGTCGGTCTTCGCCTCGAAGGGCTACGAGGCAACCTCGATTGAAGAGGTCGCCCAGCAGGCGGGCGTGTCCAAGCCCATCGTCTACGAGCACTTCGGCGCGAAGGAAGGGCTGTACGCGGCCATCGTGGACCGGGAGCTGGAGGACCTGGTGGCGCGCGTGTCCGCGAGCATCGCGCAGGGCACGCCCCGGCAGCGCTTCGAGGACGCGGTGCTGGCGTTCATGTCCTACGTGAAGGAGGAGCCGGCGGGCTTCGCGGTGCTCACGCGGGACTCGCCCACGGCGGCGGCGCGGCGCGGACTGACGCGCGTCATCGACGACCTGGCCCAGCGCGTGAGCGACGTCTTCCGCAGCGAGTTCGAGCGCGCCGGCTACCCGTCCAAGGTGGCGCCCATCTACGCCAACGCGCTGGTGGGCATGGTGACGCAGGTGGGCCACTGGTGGGCCGCGGAGGGCAAGTCCTTCTCCACGGAGAACGTGGCCCGCCACGTCGCCGCGCTCGGGTGGATGGGATTGAGACACCTGCCCAAGGACCCGGCGGCCCCCGGCGCGAAGCGCGAGCCGAAGCGCCGGAGCTGA